In [Leptolyngbya] sp. PCC 7376, a genomic segment contains:
- a CDS encoding filamentous hemagglutinin N-terminal domain-containing protein, giving the protein MKKNFAVGISIVAGWPIMLALQVQAQTLIPDNSLGSDSSTFSQVSAIRQEVSGGALRNNLLLHSFQEFNVPEFKEVYFTNPNTVEYIFTRVTGVNTSVIDGTLGILGNANLFLINPNGINFGENASLDISGSFLASTAQEILTQESSFTNINAAIKDTLLTVNPEALFSNGLRNYLGDVTNQGDLAVGIGQSLTLQGNNLFHQGLLTTETGSVNLLGNNVFLNDGEINVSGKNGGEIYLFGANIVDVLEHSSLDASGQVNGGFIETSAPTVNVMGFINTHGETGLTGTWLLDPVDINIDASLANTISTKLNTNNVEISTAIGIDSAGDITLDATVSNLSSNSLTLTGRRFTRNSGNFNLGGDLIFNLNQVNPETNTPSSSINAAISSIGMVQGDRLIRLGNGTFAGETLNINRDITIEALNPAVLMTDDNRVVIDVTPTVFLDGEDTRQVVNITSASANFNDIGIRQGNAIDGGGIANDFGTVTLTNSFVSDNSAQDDGGGIVNDSGNIILTNSIVSNNSANDNAGGIDNTSGTVTLNNSSISNNSSKDNGGGIDNSSGTVTLTNSSISGNSADANNAFGGGIANASGTVVSSNSNISGNSAIYAGGIFNRNNGIVTLTTSVVSNNSAHSIGAGIYNRGTVAITNSTISGNSASGGGGIHNGTTGIATLTNSIVSENSASGGGGGINNRGTLTLTTSTVSNNFVNAYNSSGGGIDNIFGTVTITDSTVSNNSSGFIGGGIFNGFFGTVTLTDSIVSGNFANEDGGGIINIYGEVTLSNSTITGNTANVSGGGIYNNETITLANSTVSDNSASFGGGIFNRYIVNLTDSTVSGNSSSNGGGIFNAYYSTVDLADSTISGNSSLDGGGIFNSGEVTLSNSVFQENTDTDITNDSDGIVTLIGDHIFKAFTEEGGIFKTQGRVSINDNLSFTLVNTNLIVSSPFELNALQLNFEDSFIDTSSFIDGELNFTATDIMNFHGVIIRSNSNNLSLNLQSPSVAFLNSDITTSNSESGVSGVLNINSSGNITLDNSRLFTTSEPGSTASGGDINFKANQLNLTNFSLIDTSTYSEGNAGNVDIISDNLFLEDNSIVRSLTTNSGDAGNISLDIVGDVILNNRSVISTAATATSIGNSGDIKIGSVVNPANTLILTNGSQLQALTEGNGNAGDIDIYIENDVVIDGFSELDLGDKPLTFTNIETSAPTQILEQPSNENIASAQFLTDSDFQINNPNNANGNVEFSTRIPYSSIQATGDDNTVDIYAFEVTAGTNIIFDIDAEAILFFYEDENEEDFTEFIQPNLKLTLLDSNGDLLLDSNNNPIGNDDSFIGLGGSGSSNNFDPYLRHTFAETGTYYLRVAGTDDNAIRSVADRNSLNINDPLTTIFNVSPQDRDLSRISDFKVSSIDDPTDSDFDSFELRLEDIGGNPRGVIFVPNENQIQYDLNISVETPLIEGLGGSVSDPTFPSGILTSTSGQGSAGEVNLHSATLQINEGGEISAKTSGAGDGGTLNINSSQFIDLGDGFQHFEPVITVETSNAGRAGDININTPNFRLAETARITATATETATNLDGGGSININADVMDLAGTVGIFAETQGRSPAGSLRLQPFQQSLDLDINLFTDSQISASTSGIGDGGDLVIAAPRNIEIRGAGSLSASTSGAGKGGTVRITSENLTLADGVTISTASTNTGDAGDVVFEIAENLILQDSFVLANTTPESTGDGGTIDIDPLFTLLDNSTVAVSNLGTGAGGNILLVSDILELRNGSNISAETLNAFGGNISLDVPTFLLMRNASNITASAGTVDSVGNGGNIDIVTPFLVAFPNQDSNITANAFRGSGGNINIATNRLFGIAFTGENIPVRNDITVSSVFGTDGIVTLNEGFDSTSGVAKLPEDLNDPRDQIDESCEIKNRNTFSVIGRGGLPNQEAEILSDELFWTDFRRGNSMQTPVAIPESSNLSLPMKRLAIAQGFERLPNGSIQLVAAGSPVTIQAEQELPSHPSCVRAMH; this is encoded by the coding sequence ATGAAAAAAAATTTTGCTGTTGGGATTAGTATCGTTGCAGGTTGGCCCATCATGCTAGCTCTTCAGGTACAGGCGCAAACCCTAATTCCAGATAATAGCCTCGGTTCCGATAGCTCTACATTTTCCCAAGTGAGTGCCATTCGCCAAGAAGTCAGTGGAGGAGCCCTTAGAAATAATCTTCTACTCCACAGCTTTCAGGAATTTAATGTACCTGAATTCAAAGAAGTTTATTTCACAAACCCCAATACCGTTGAATATATATTCACCCGTGTCACAGGTGTCAATACTTCCGTAATCGACGGAACCTTAGGGATTTTAGGCAATGCAAATTTGTTTCTCATCAATCCCAACGGTATAAATTTTGGAGAGAATGCAAGCCTTGATATCTCTGGTTCATTTTTGGCTTCCACAGCACAAGAGATTTTAACTCAAGAGTCGTCTTTTACAAATATCAATGCAGCCATCAAAGATACGCTGCTGACAGTAAATCCTGAAGCACTATTTAGTAATGGACTCAGGAATTATTTAGGTGATGTCACAAATCAAGGTGATTTAGCCGTTGGTATTGGTCAATCATTAACACTTCAGGGAAATAATCTATTCCATCAGGGGTTACTGACTACAGAAACAGGAAGCGTCAACTTATTAGGAAATAATGTCTTTCTGAATGATGGTGAAATCAATGTTTCTGGAAAAAATGGTGGTGAAATCTATCTATTTGGAGCAAATATCGTTGATGTTTTAGAGCATTCGAGTTTGGATGCATCCGGGCAAGTGAATGGGGGATTTATTGAGACTTCTGCTCCCACCGTCAATGTAATGGGTTTCATCAATACTCATGGAGAAACTGGATTAACAGGGACATGGTTGCTCGATCCAGTAGATATTAATATTGATGCATCTTTAGCGAATACTATTAGCACCAAACTCAACACAAATAATGTCGAAATTTCTACTGCTATTGGGATAGATAGTGCCGGTGACATCACTCTAGATGCAACAGTTTCCAATCTGAGTAGTAATTCTTTAACGCTGACTGGGAGAAGATTTACTCGGAATTCTGGCAATTTTAATCTCGGCGGAGATTTGATTTTTAATCTTAATCAAGTTAACCCAGAAACAAATACACCCTCAAGTTCAATTAATGCTGCAATTTCATCAATTGGTATGGTGCAAGGCGATCGCCTTATTCGGTTGGGGAATGGCACTTTTGCCGGAGAAACACTCAATATCAACAGAGATATCACGATTGAGGCTTTGAATCCTGCTGTTCTTATGACAGATGATAATAGAGTTGTGATAGACGTTACTCCAACGGTGTTTCTCGATGGAGAAGACACTCGACAAGTCGTTAATATCACTAGCGCAAGTGCTAACTTTAACGATATCGGGATTAGACAAGGAAACGCAATTGATGGGGGAGGTATTGCAAATGATTTTGGCACAGTAACTCTCACCAACTCCTTTGTCTCTGATAATTCCGCTCAGGATGATGGAGGAGGTATTGTTAATGATTCTGGAAATATCATCCTTACCAATTCCATAGTTTCTAATAATTCCGCTAACGATAATGCTGGAGGTATTGACAATACTTCTGGAACAGTAACTCTCAATAATTCTTCCATCTCTAATAATTCTTCCAAAGACAATGGTGGAGGAATCGATAATTCTTCCGGAACAGTAACCCTTACTAATTCCTCAATTTCAGGGAATTCTGCTGATGCTAACAATGCTTTTGGAGGAGGGATTGCCAATGCTTCTGGAACAGTTGTCTCAAGCAATTCCAATATCTCTGGGAATTCTGCTATTTACGCAGGAGGGATATTTAATAGAAATAATGGAATAGTTACCTTAACGACTTCTGTCGTCTCAAATAATTCTGCTCATTCTATAGGTGCAGGTATTTATAACCGTGGAACAGTAGCAATTACAAACTCTACTATTTCTGGGAATTCTGCGTCTGGGGGAGGGGGCATCCATAATGGTACGACTGGAATAGCCACTCTCACAAACTCCATTGTCTCCGAGAATTCTGCTTCTGGAGGGGGAGGGGGGATTAACAATAGAGGCACATTAACCCTTACGACATCAACAGTCTCTAATAATTTCGTTAATGCCTACAATTCTTCTGGAGGAGGAATCGACAATATTTTTGGAACAGTAACCATTACAGACTCTACTGTTTCTAATAATTCCAGTGGTTTTATTGGAGGAGGCATTTTCAATGGGTTCTTCGGAACAGTAACCCTAACTGATTCAATTGTCTCTGGAAATTTTGCGAATGAGGATGGAGGAGGCATTATCAATATTTATGGAGAAGTGACTCTCTCCAATTCCACAATCACTGGTAATACTGCCAATGTTAGTGGGGGCGGGATTTATAACAATGAAACAATCACCCTAGCTAATTCCACTGTCTCTGATAATTCTGCTAGTTTTGGGGGAGGGATTTTTAATCGTTACATAGTGAATCTTACTGATTCTACGGTCTCTGGCAACTCTTCTTCAAATGGAGGGGGAATTTTCAATGCTTATTATTCAACAGTAGATCTTGCTGACTCCACAATCTCTGGCAACTCTTCTTTAGACGGCGGAGGTATTTTTAATTCTGGAGAAGTTACGCTCAGTAATAGTGTATTTCAGGAAAACACAGATACGGATATTACTAATGATTCTGATGGCATTGTTACCTTAATAGGCGATCATATATTTAAGGCTTTTACTGAGGAAGGCGGAATATTTAAAACTCAAGGAAGAGTATCAATAAATGATAATTTATCTTTTACTTTAGTAAATACAAATTTGATTGTCAGCTCTCCTTTTGAGCTCAATGCTCTCCAATTAAATTTTGAAGACTCATTTATTGATACATCTAGTTTTATCGATGGAGAATTAAACTTCACTGCTACAGATATAATGAATTTTCATGGCGTCATTATCCGTAGTAACAGCAATAACTTAAGCCTTAATCTACAGAGTCCATCAGTTGCTTTTCTGAATAGTGATATTACTACTTCTAATTCAGAGAGTGGGGTATCAGGTGTTCTTAATATAAATAGTAGTGGAAATATAACTCTCGATAATAGCCGTTTATTCACTACCTCTGAACCTGGCTCAACAGCTTCGGGGGGTGATATTAATTTTAAAGCCAATCAACTCAATTTAACGAATTTCTCTCTGATTGATACCAGTACCTATAGTGAAGGTAATGCTGGCAATGTAGACATTATTTCAGATAACCTTTTTTTGGAAGATAATAGTATTGTCCGTTCTTTAACTACAAATAGTGGTGATGCAGGAAATATCAGCTTAGATATAGTTGGAGATGTGATCCTCAATAACCGTAGCGTGATTAGTACGGCTGCTACGGCAACCTCAATAGGAAATAGTGGCGATATAAAGATCGGTTCAGTCGTCAATCCAGCGAATACTTTGATTTTAACTAATGGCTCACAGTTACAGGCATTAACAGAAGGAAATGGAAATGCAGGAGACATAGATATTTATATAGAGAACGATGTTGTTATTGATGGATTTAGTGAATTAGATTTAGGTGATAAACCGTTAACGTTTACTAATATAGAAACTTCTGCTCCTACTCAAATTTTGGAACAACCTAGTAATGAAAATATTGCTAGTGCTCAATTCCTGACAGATTCGGATTTTCAGATTAATAATCCTAATAATGCTAATGGTAATGTCGAATTTTCTACTCGTATTCCCTATTCATCTATTCAAGCTACTGGAGATGATAATACAGTAGATATTTATGCGTTTGAAGTCACAGCCGGGACGAATATTATTTTTGATATAGATGCTGAGGCTATTCTGTTTTTTTATGAGGATGAAAATGAGGAAGACTTCACTGAATTTATCCAGCCAAATTTGAAACTCACTCTACTAGATAGCAATGGTGATCTTCTATTAGATAGCAATAATAACCCGATTGGCAATGATGATTCTTTTATTGGACTTGGTGGTAGTGGCAGTAGTAATAACTTTGATCCTTATTTACGGCATACTTTTGCTGAAACAGGTACATATTATCTTAGAGTAGCAGGTACTGATGATAATGCGATTAGGAGTGTAGCTGATCGCAATTCACTTAACATTAATGATCCTCTTACTACGATATTTAATGTCTCACCGCAAGATAGAGATCTTAGTAGGATTAGTGACTTTAAAGTTAGTTCAATAGATGATCCTACTGACAGTGACTTCGACAGTTTTGAACTAAGGTTAGAAGACATAGGCGGTAATCCCAGAGGAGTTATTTTTGTTCCTAATGAAAATCAAATACAATACGACCTTAATATCTCAGTTGAAACGCCTCTAATTGAGGGTTTGGGTGGTAGTGTAAGTGATCCTACTTTTCCTTCTGGGATTCTTACTAGTACTTCAGGTCAAGGTAGTGCGGGTGAAGTCAATCTCCACAGTGCTACTTTACAAATTAATGAAGGTGGTGAAATTTCAGCCAAAACATCAGGGGCTGGGGATGGCGGAACTTTAAATATTAATAGTTCCCAATTTATTGACTTAGGGGATGGCTTTCAGCATTTTGAGCCTGTGATTACAGTTGAAACGAGTAATGCTGGTCGAGCTGGCGATATCAACATCAATACGCCTAATTTTCGACTAGCAGAAACAGCTCGTATTACAGCGACAGCGACAGAAACAGCGACAAATCTAGATGGTGGCGGCAGTATCAATATTAATGCTGATGTTATGGATCTGGCTGGAACGGTGGGCATTTTTGCAGAGACTCAAGGGCGATCGCCAGCAGGATCATTAAGACTTCAACCTTTCCAACAAAGTCTCGATCTAGATATTAATCTTTTTACTGATTCTCAGATTTCAGCTTCGACTTCTGGTATTGGTGATGGCGGAGATTTGGTGATTGCAGCTCCTCGTAATATCGAGATTCGCGGTGCGGGAAGTTTATCTGCGTCTACGTCTGGAGCAGGAAAAGGCGGTACGGTCAGAATTACTAGTGAAAATCTTACTTTGGCAGATGGCGTGACTATCTCTACTGCGTCGACAAATACTGGTGATGCTGGTGATGTTGTGTTTGAAATTGCCGAGAATTTAATTTTGCAAGATAGTTTTGTCTTAGCGAATACGACACCTGAGTCGACTGGAGATGGCGGCACGATTGATATTGATCCTCTCTTTACTTTGCTGGACAATTCGACAGTTGCAGTAAGTAATTTAGGAACTGGTGCGGGAGGAAATATTCTACTAGTTTCTGATATTTTAGAGCTTCGAAATGGTTCTAATATCAGTGCCGAAACATTAAACGCTTTTGGTGGCAATATTAGTCTGGATGTACCTACATTCTTATTGATGAGAAATGCCAGCAATATTACTGCTAGTGCAGGAACTGTTGATTCCGTTGGCAATGGTGGCAATATTGATATCGTGACGCCATTTTTGGTGGCATTTCCCAATCAAGATAGTAATATCACTGCGAATGCTTTTCGTGGTAGTGGCGGCAATATTAATATCGCCACAAATCGATTATTTGGGATTGCTTTTACGGGTGAAAATATTCCTGTTCGGAATGATATTACAGTTAGTTCTGTATTTGGGACAGACGGTATTGTGACACTTAATGAAGGATTTGATTCGACCTCTGGAGTGGCTAAATTGCCGGAGGATTTGAATGATCCAAGAGACCAAATTGATGAAAGTTGCGAGATAAAAAATCGCAATACATTTAGTGTCATAGGTCGTGGGGGTTTACCGAACCAAGAGGCTGAAATTCTGTCTGACGAGCTCTTCTGGACTGATTTTAGGCGTGGTAATTCAATGCAAACACCTGTTGCTATCCCTGAATCATCTAACCTTTCTCTCCCAATGAAAAGATTGGCGATCGCCCAAGGATTTGAAAGACTTCCTAATGGATCGATTCAACTTGTTGCGGCTGGCAGCCCGGTGACTATCCAAGCTGAGCAAGAGCTTCCGAGCCACCCGAGTTGTGTTCGGGCAATGCATTAA
- the polA gene encoding DNA polymerase I, with protein MTKPLLLLIDGHSLAFRCYYAFSKSRNGALRTSTGIPTSICFGFLNALERVIENQKPTSVAIAFDLPKPTFRHEADENYKANRSETPDDFVPDYLNLRDLLTSLNVTQVTAEGYEADDVLATLAHQASEAGQQVKILTGDRDLFQLVNPEKSTSILYLDTRGVRSGAYQEFDPEAVEEKLGVLPEQVIDFKALAGDSSDNYKGVKGIGEKTAIKLIKEFGTLDNIYANLDNIKGATKKKLIEDKESAYHCQKLARISLEAPFDIPLVDLNLKGFEVDKAVEILTKLELKKFIQGIGKLQQTFGAEKIEIPKPTAVNLDNSQVNAVGNEQLSIFASPAVEIPESKPPEPAITEEFLKPSIIDTAEKLDELVELLKTKTDPNDPIAWDTETTGLDPREVDLVGIGCGWGVEPTDVAYIPIAHTTGEQLSREKIYQALQPILASDKYPKVFQNAKFDRAIFNHQGLDLNGVVFDTMLASYVLHPESKHNLTDLSLRYIGNIVAKSYKDLGLTKKQTIADLDIPTAADYCGLDVYTTYALFEKLKNELDKVEDVDKLLREVELPLEPVLCQMESDGIRIDLGYLKELSDELGADLDDIEDRAYNAADERFNLNSPKQLGEILFDKLGLNTKKTRKTKTGAYSTNQSVLEKLQGDHPIIDYILEYRTLAKLKSTYVDALPTLVSKKTGCVHTDFNQTITSTGRLSSSNPNLQNIPVRTEFSKRIRKAFIPRDGWILAAADYSQIELRILTHLSQEPTLLNAYNTGEDVHRITAQLIFEKDTPEEVTTEERRLGKIINFGVIYGMGSQRFAREAGVPKSQSKEFIERYHERYSKVFEYLELVKKQAIAQGYVTTILNRRRNFNFASPSLQALKGSDAQAIDIETLQKNRKINYNDIQALRAAANAPIQGSSADIIKVAMIQIQELLKNYEAKLLLQVHDELVFEMPPEEWDELQEKIKSTMENAVSLSIPLVVEINRGANWMEAK; from the coding sequence ATGACTAAGCCTCTGTTACTACTTATTGATGGACATTCCTTGGCGTTTCGCTGTTACTACGCCTTTTCGAAGTCCAGAAATGGGGCTTTGCGGACATCTACGGGAATTCCCACGAGTATCTGTTTTGGGTTTCTCAATGCTCTCGAACGGGTGATCGAAAATCAAAAACCGACCAGTGTGGCGATCGCCTTCGACCTTCCCAAACCCACTTTCCGTCATGAAGCCGACGAAAACTATAAAGCCAATCGCAGTGAGACTCCCGATGATTTTGTACCGGACTATCTCAATCTTCGGGACCTACTTACTAGCCTCAATGTCACCCAGGTAACCGCCGAAGGATATGAAGCCGACGATGTGCTGGCAACCCTTGCCCACCAAGCGAGTGAAGCTGGACAACAAGTTAAAATTCTCACGGGCGATCGCGACCTATTTCAGCTCGTCAATCCCGAAAAAAGTACCAGTATTCTTTACTTGGATACCCGAGGCGTGAGAAGCGGCGCTTACCAAGAATTTGACCCAGAAGCTGTCGAAGAAAAATTAGGCGTTCTGCCCGAACAAGTTATTGATTTTAAAGCTCTTGCCGGAGATTCATCCGATAACTATAAAGGCGTAAAAGGTATCGGCGAAAAGACTGCCATTAAACTCATAAAAGAATTCGGTACTCTCGATAATATCTATGCGAATCTCGACAATATTAAAGGTGCAACAAAAAAGAAACTTATTGAAGATAAAGAGAGTGCCTATCATTGCCAAAAGCTAGCAAGAATTTCTCTCGAAGCCCCCTTTGATATTCCTTTGGTTGATCTCAATCTTAAAGGCTTCGAAGTTGATAAAGCTGTCGAAATTTTAACTAAACTCGAACTGAAAAAATTTATCCAAGGAATTGGGAAACTCCAGCAAACATTCGGTGCAGAGAAAATTGAAATTCCGAAGCCTACAGCAGTCAATCTCGATAATAGTCAAGTTAATGCTGTAGGCAATGAACAGCTTTCAATTTTTGCGAGTCCAGCAGTGGAAATTCCTGAATCGAAGCCTCCTGAACCGGCTATTACTGAAGAATTTTTAAAGCCGTCAATTATTGATACAGCTGAGAAACTAGATGAATTAGTTGAGCTTCTTAAAACTAAAACTGACCCCAATGATCCGATTGCATGGGATACGGAAACGACTGGTCTAGATCCGCGTGAAGTGGATTTAGTTGGTATTGGTTGTGGTTGGGGTGTAGAGCCGACAGATGTTGCCTATATTCCTATTGCTCATACAACTGGTGAGCAATTATCACGCGAGAAAATCTACCAAGCACTCCAGCCGATTCTAGCGAGTGACAAGTATCCCAAAGTTTTTCAAAACGCTAAATTTGACCGCGCAATTTTTAATCACCAAGGACTAGATTTAAATGGCGTTGTCTTCGATACGATGTTAGCAAGTTATGTCCTCCACCCCGAGTCAAAACACAACCTTACAGATTTGAGTTTACGGTATATTGGTAATATTGTTGCCAAGAGTTATAAGGATTTAGGGTTAACTAAAAAACAAACGATCGCCGATCTCGATATTCCTACTGCTGCAGACTATTGTGGATTAGATGTTTATACGACCTATGCTTTATTTGAAAAGTTAAAAAATGAGTTAGATAAAGTTGAGGATGTTGATAAATTACTCCGCGAAGTTGAACTGCCTTTAGAACCTGTTTTGTGCCAGATGGAAAGCGATGGTATTCGCATTGATCTGGGTTATCTTAAAGAATTGTCGGATGAGCTTGGTGCAGATTTAGATGATATTGAAGACCGTGCTTATAACGCGGCTGATGAGCGATTTAATCTGAACTCTCCTAAACAACTTGGTGAGATTTTATTTGATAAATTAGGGTTGAATACGAAGAAAACTAGAAAGACGAAAACTGGTGCCTATTCAACGAATCAATCTGTTCTCGAAAAACTCCAAGGTGATCATCCGATTATTGATTATATTCTTGAATATCGAACGCTAGCGAAACTGAAATCGACATATGTTGATGCTTTGCCGACTCTCGTAAGCAAGAAAACAGGATGTGTTCACACAGATTTCAATCAAACAATTACTTCGACAGGACGACTATCTTCATCTAATCCAAATTTACAAAATATTCCGGTTCGAACCGAGTTTTCAAAGCGAATTCGTAAAGCTTTTATTCCTAGAGATGGCTGGATTTTGGCAGCTGCGGATTATTCTCAAATTGAACTCAGAATTCTCACTCATCTGAGTCAAGAGCCAACATTATTAAATGCCTACAATACTGGTGAAGATGTTCACCGTATCACTGCTCAGCTTATCTTTGAAAAAGATACTCCTGAGGAAGTGACAACTGAAGAAAGGCGACTGGGTAAAATTATTAACTTTGGTGTGATTTATGGTATGGGCTCCCAAAGATTTGCCCGAGAGGCAGGTGTCCCAAAATCTCAAAGTAAGGAATTTATCGAGCGTTATCATGAGCGTTATTCGAAGGTTTTTGAATATCTTGAGCTTGTAAAAAAACAGGCGATCGCCCAGGGATATGTCACAACAATTTTGAACCGTCGCCGTAACTTTAATTTTGCCAGTCCCTCACTCCAAGCTTTAAAAGGTAGTGATGCCCAAGCGATTGATATAGAAACACTCCAGAAAAATCGCAAGATCAATTACAACGATATTCAAGCTTTGCGAGCAGCAGCAAATGCTCCGATTCAAGGTTCTAGTGCTGACATTATTAAAGTCGCAATGATTCAAATTCAGGAATTGTTGAAGAATTACGAAGCGAAATTATTGTTGCAAGTGCATGATGAATTGGTTTTTGAAATGCCACCAGAAGAGTGGGACGAACTACAAGAAAAAATCAAATCAACTATGGAAAATGCGGTGAGTTTATCAATTCCTCTAGTCGTCGAAATTAACCGTGGTGCGAACTGGATGGAAGCAAAATAA
- the bioF gene encoding 8-amino-7-oxononanoate synthase, which translates to MAQTDVYGWLDKSLTTIKKANWYRQTKAIAGKAGAVVELNGRQVVNFASNDYLGLAGDDRLINAAIAATKEFGTGSTGSRLTSGHRELHRELEQAIATLKQTEDALVFSSGYLANLGTISAIVNKRDVIFGDQYNHSSLKNGAKLSSATCFDFPHNDVETLREQLTEHRAKYRRCLITADSVFSMDGDLCPLPQLIVLAEEFNAMLLVDEAHATGVLGTTGAGVTAYFNCTGKPIIQIGTLSKALGSLGGYVAAPAKLIDFLRNRAATWIYTTGLSPADTAAAIAAIEIIQTEPQRRQQLWQNINQLKRALGHAEIVSSESAILCFGLEDSEQALNLGDLLLAKGFFVPAIRPPTVPTSRIRVSVMATHTPQQMRELINLLQANLTID; encoded by the coding sequence ATGGCACAAACAGATGTTTATGGTTGGCTCGACAAGTCCTTAACGACGATCAAAAAAGCAAATTGGTATCGCCAAACTAAGGCGATCGCCGGGAAAGCGGGAGCAGTTGTCGAACTCAATGGGCGGCAGGTTGTCAATTTTGCCAGTAACGATTATTTAGGATTGGCAGGGGATGACCGACTAATTAACGCCGCAATTGCCGCCACTAAAGAATTTGGCACTGGCAGCACTGGCTCCCGTCTCACCAGTGGACATCGAGAATTACATCGGGAATTAGAACAGGCGATCGCCACCCTGAAACAAACCGAAGATGCTCTCGTTTTTAGTTCTGGTTATCTCGCTAATCTCGGCACAATCTCCGCTATTGTCAATAAACGCGATGTGATTTTTGGCGACCAATATAATCATTCCAGTCTCAAAAATGGCGCAAAACTTAGTAGCGCAACCTGCTTTGACTTTCCCCATAATGACGTCGAAACTCTGCGAGAACAGCTGACTGAACATCGAGCTAAATATCGTCGTTGTCTAATTACAGCGGATAGTGTGTTTAGTATGGATGGCGATCTATGTCCCTTGCCGCAACTGATCGTACTTGCGGAAGAGTTTAATGCGATGCTCCTCGTCGATGAAGCCCATGCTACAGGTGTTTTGGGAACAACTGGTGCAGGTGTAACAGCATATTTTAATTGCACTGGTAAACCAATTATTCAGATTGGCACTCTCAGTAAAGCATTAGGCAGTTTGGGGGGATATGTTGCTGCTCCAGCAAAACTAATTGATTTTCTACGCAATCGCGCTGCCACATGGATTTACACAACGGGACTTTCTCCCGCTGATACCGCTGCGGCGATCGCCGCTATTGAGATTATCCAAACAGAACCCCAACGGCGACAACAACTTTGGCAAAACATTAATCAATTAAAACGAGCACTTGGGCACGCAGAAATTGTATCGTCCGAATCAGCGATTTTATGTTTTGGTTTAGAGGATTCTGAGCAAGCTTTAAACTTAGGTGATTTACTGCTAGCAAAAGGTTTTTTCGTGCCAGCAATTCGCCCACCGACGGTACCTACAAGCCGGATTCGAGTATCGGTAATGGCAACTCATACTCCACAACAAATGAGAGAGTTGATCAACCTATTACAAGCAAACTTAACTATCGATTAA